From the genome of Candidatus Desulfarcum epimagneticum, one region includes:
- the glnK gene encoding regulatory protein, P-II 2, for nitrogen assimilation by glutamine synthetase, regulates GlnL (NRII) and GlnE (ATase) (Evidence 2a : Function from experimental evidences in other organisms; Product type r : regulator), whose product MKKVEAIIKPFKLDDVKEALTEMGIQGMTISEVKGYGRQKGHKEIYRGAEYAVDFIPKLKIEIVAPDEMAERIADQIASAANMGKIGDGKIFIIPVEGAIRVRTGERGEDAI is encoded by the coding sequence ATGAAAAAAGTGGAGGCCATTATCAAGCCGTTCAAGCTTGACGACGTCAAAGAGGCGCTCACGGAGATGGGAATCCAGGGGATGACCATCTCCGAAGTCAAGGGATACGGCAGGCAGAAGGGGCATAAGGAAATATACCGCGGCGCCGAGTACGCGGTGGATTTCATTCCCAAATTAAAAATTGAGATCGTGGCGCCGGACGAGATGGCGGAAAGGATCGCGGACCAGATCGCGAGCGCCGCCAACATGGGAAAAATAGGAGACGGCAAAATATTCATTATCCCGGTGGAAGGCGCCATTCGGGTCAGGACCGGGGAGAGGGGCGAAGACGCCATTTAA
- the amtB gene encoding ammonium transporter (Evidence 2a : Function from experimental evidences in other organisms; PubMedId : 10931328, 1645722, 22020597, 7984428, 9618533; Product type t : transporter) encodes MSKTVSKIKGAGLGALLWAAWASPAFAGEGVLDSGDTAWMIVATAMVMMMTPAGLALFYGGMSRSKNLLNTIAMTFAAYCATSVVWVSWGYTLAFGPDLGGIIGGASHLFLNGIGVDSVSGTIPSLVFILFQMTFACITAALVLGAVVDRMKFSSWMVFTVLWVTLVYCPVAHWAWGGGWMGEMGALDFAGGNVVHINAGVAGLVMALILGKRLGYGEQAMFPSSIALTSLGAALLWFGWFGFNAGSGLAANGLAGMAFLVTNTSAAMGGLAWMIAEWTVTKKPTALGIASGVVAGLVAITPASGFVNLPASIVIGMVSGLIGFYSVSTLKHKLGYDDSLDAFGVHGLCGVWGALAVGLFADPRVSEGAAGLFYGNPRQLWIQIVSIAATAAFSAVATLAAAFLTQIITGGLRVEKSDEIQGLDNALHGERAFEL; translated from the coding sequence ATGAGCAAAACAGTTTCCAAAATCAAAGGCGCGGGTCTGGGCGCCTTGTTGTGGGCCGCGTGGGCGTCTCCGGCTTTCGCCGGTGAAGGCGTCCTGGACTCCGGGGACACGGCCTGGATGATCGTGGCCACGGCCATGGTGATGATGATGACGCCGGCCGGCCTGGCGCTTTTTTACGGCGGCATGTCGCGGTCCAAAAACCTGCTCAACACCATCGCCATGACCTTCGCGGCCTACTGCGCGACCAGCGTGGTGTGGGTTTCCTGGGGCTACACCCTGGCGTTCGGCCCGGACCTGGGCGGAATCATCGGGGGGGCGAGTCATCTGTTTTTGAACGGAATCGGCGTGGACAGCGTGTCCGGGACCATTCCCTCACTGGTGTTCATTTTGTTCCAGATGACCTTCGCCTGCATCACGGCGGCCCTGGTGCTGGGGGCGGTGGTGGACCGGATGAAATTTTCGTCCTGGATGGTGTTCACCGTTCTGTGGGTCACGCTGGTTTACTGCCCCGTCGCCCACTGGGCCTGGGGCGGCGGCTGGATGGGAGAAATGGGCGCCCTTGACTTTGCGGGCGGAAATGTGGTTCATATTAACGCGGGTGTGGCGGGTCTGGTGATGGCGCTGATTCTGGGAAAACGCCTGGGGTACGGCGAGCAGGCCATGTTCCCGTCCAGCATCGCCCTCACCTCCCTGGGCGCGGCCCTTTTGTGGTTTGGATGGTTCGGGTTCAACGCCGGAAGCGGCCTCGCGGCCAACGGTCTGGCCGGGATGGCCTTCCTGGTGACCAACACGTCCGCGGCCATGGGGGGCCTTGCATGGATGATCGCCGAATGGACGGTCACCAAAAAACCCACGGCCCTGGGAATCGCCTCGGGCGTGGTGGCCGGTCTGGTGGCCATCACCCCGGCCTCGGGGTTCGTGAATCTGCCCGCCTCCATCGTCATCGGCATGGTGTCGGGGCTCATCGGATTTTACAGCGTTTCCACCCTGAAACACAAGCTGGGCTACGACGACTCCCTGGACGCCTTCGGGGTCCACGGCCTGTGCGGGGTATGGGGGGCGCTGGCGGTGGGTCTTTTCGCGGATCCCCGGGTGAGCGAGGGGGCCGCCGGCCTTTTTTATGGAAATCCCCGGCAGCTCTGGATCCAGATCGTGTCCATTGCGGCCACGGCGGCGTTTTCGGCCGTCGCCACCCTTGCGGCGGCGTTTTTGACCCAAATCATCACAGGTGGATTGAGGGTGGAAAAAAGCGATGAAATACAAGGGCTTGACAACGCGCTTCACGGCGAGAGGGCCTTTGAGCTTTAA
- the glnD gene encoding (Protein-PII)-UMP uridylyl-removing enzyme / (Protein-PII) uridylyltransferase codes for MKPATQTEITPPEVHLEKARQELFDRFLKNRAPNFLIDLSSLFDRYFQERFENSRAGLLMDIQKNPCAILALGGYGRQEQCLMSDIDLLFLFEKTIPPGAEDLVREFILPLWDMGVEVGHATRALKDCVEDAKKDVATLTAMLDARFICGMSRLYVELTEVLRKRLYRKNKKQIITRIVERNLERHKRFGDSSYLLEPHLKEGRGGLRDYHTMLWVSRVAANVVRPRDLVFEGFLSHNEFITLEKALRFIWSARNHLHHLSGKKNDRLLFEDQIKMSGILKVKKRGGLKPVEIFLAELHGHMEWIKRAFLAFMDEPGICEFVKKGRRPGKILMPRGLKAEKGRLDFVSPEAVLKSPFLMMKIFEQSVALNIPLSVESWRLVGEFLYRVDEKFRFSKRALESFEKILMAPNQKFNVLNEMLDAGFLVKFIPEMAGIANRIQYDSYHLYPVDKHLLRAVEIIRNFGSPKDATGCDLCAIFYKSLKKKRLLLWAALLHDIGKGSLEGGHSARGADMARDILTPRGFSQKDVDTVVFLVKRHLLLPKVSSRRDINDEPTVLSCARKIKTVARLKMLYLLSVGDAAATGPNAWNEWNHSLMKELVFKILKMLEKGSLASERADSLVKKKKREISETAAVSPELKDLDFLIEAMSPRYLLRVRPDDIRRHMALFRRMGAEDFDWEVAGGRRSAVRTVTICAKDRPGLMAAIAGVFAVNGMEILEAAAFTWQNGVALDVFKVQPPPDIIFENDKWDKAKKDLQRALSGDLDLGAALEKRRRAYPPERPWPSGEDVKVVVDNSASDFFTIVEVVTGSFSGLLFCITDALFRSGLDVWVAKIGRKVEKVFDVFYVRNFDGEKADAPGDEERIAEEISRAVREKREAAGAIRTL; via the coding sequence ATGAAGCCCGCGACCCAAACGGAAATCACGCCCCCGGAAGTCCATCTGGAGAAGGCCCGTCAAGAGCTGTTTGACCGGTTTTTGAAAAACAGGGCCCCGAATTTTTTGATTGATCTGTCGTCTTTGTTTGACCGGTATTTTCAGGAGCGCTTTGAAAACAGCCGGGCCGGGCTTTTGATGGATATCCAGAAAAACCCCTGCGCCATCCTGGCCCTGGGAGGCTACGGCAGGCAGGAGCAGTGCCTGATGTCCGACATTGATCTTTTGTTTCTTTTTGAAAAGACCATCCCGCCGGGCGCTGAGGATCTGGTCCGGGAATTCATCCTTCCCCTGTGGGACATGGGGGTGGAGGTGGGGCACGCCACGCGGGCGCTCAAGGACTGCGTTGAGGACGCGAAAAAGGATGTCGCCACGCTCACCGCCATGCTCGACGCCCGTTTCATCTGCGGCATGTCCCGTCTGTACGTGGAGCTGACCGAAGTCTTAAGGAAGCGCCTTTACCGAAAAAATAAAAAACAGATCATCACGCGGATCGTGGAAAGAAACCTGGAGCGCCACAAGCGTTTCGGCGATTCCAGCTATCTGCTGGAGCCCCACCTCAAGGAGGGCCGGGGAGGGCTGAGGGACTACCACACCATGCTGTGGGTCTCGCGGGTCGCCGCCAACGTGGTCCGGCCCCGGGATCTGGTGTTTGAGGGTTTTTTGTCCCACAACGAATTCATCACGCTTGAAAAAGCCCTCCGGTTTATCTGGAGCGCCCGGAACCATCTGCATCATTTGAGCGGCAAGAAAAACGACCGCCTGCTCTTTGAGGACCAGATTAAAATGTCGGGGATTTTGAAAGTCAAAAAAAGAGGGGGCCTCAAGCCCGTTGAGATATTTCTGGCCGAGCTTCACGGCCACATGGAATGGATCAAGCGGGCCTTCCTCGCGTTTATGGACGAGCCGGGCATTTGCGAGTTTGTGAAAAAAGGCCGCCGGCCGGGGAAAATCCTGATGCCCCGGGGGCTTAAAGCCGAAAAGGGAAGGCTGGATTTCGTCTCACCGGAGGCGGTTTTGAAATCGCCTTTTTTGATGATGAAAATTTTTGAGCAAAGCGTCGCGCTCAATATCCCCCTGTCCGTGGAATCATGGCGTCTGGTGGGCGAGTTTTTATACCGGGTGGATGAAAAATTTCGTTTTTCAAAGCGGGCGCTGGAGTCATTTGAAAAAATACTGATGGCGCCCAACCAGAAATTCAATGTGTTAAACGAAATGCTCGACGCCGGTTTCCTGGTCAAATTCATTCCCGAGATGGCCGGGATTGCCAATCGGATTCAGTACGATTCCTATCATTTGTACCCGGTGGACAAGCATCTGCTGCGCGCGGTCGAAATCATCCGGAATTTCGGGTCCCCAAAAGACGCGACCGGGTGCGATTTATGCGCGATTTTTTACAAGTCCCTGAAAAAGAAACGCCTGCTTCTGTGGGCCGCGCTGCTTCACGACATCGGGAAAGGCAGCCTTGAGGGCGGCCATTCGGCGAGGGGGGCGGACATGGCCCGGGACATCCTGACTCCAAGGGGATTTTCCCAAAAGGACGTGGACACGGTGGTCTTTCTGGTCAAGCGGCACCTGCTTTTGCCCAAGGTCTCCTCCAGGCGGGACATCAACGACGAGCCCACGGTTTTGTCGTGCGCCCGGAAAATCAAGACCGTGGCCCGGCTCAAAATGCTCTACCTGCTTTCGGTGGGAGACGCGGCGGCCACGGGCCCCAACGCCTGGAACGAATGGAACCACTCGCTGATGAAGGAGCTGGTCTTCAAAATTTTAAAAATGCTGGAAAAAGGAAGCCTGGCCTCGGAGCGGGCGGACAGCCTGGTCAAAAAAAAGAAGCGGGAGATATCGGAAACCGCAGCCGTCTCTCCGGAACTCAAAGACCTGGATTTTTTAATTGAGGCCATGTCGCCCCGGTACCTTTTGCGCGTCAGGCCCGACGACATTCGCCGGCACATGGCGCTGTTTCGCCGCATGGGCGCCGAAGACTTCGACTGGGAGGTGGCGGGGGGGAGAAGGAGCGCCGTCAGGACCGTCACCATCTGCGCCAAAGACCGGCCCGGGCTCATGGCGGCCATCGCCGGGGTGTTTGCCGTGAACGGAATGGAAATACTCGAGGCCGCGGCCTTTACCTGGCAGAACGGCGTGGCGCTGGACGTGTTCAAAGTCCAGCCGCCCCCGGACATTATTTTTGAAAACGACAAGTGGGACAAGGCGAAAAAAGACCTTCAGCGGGCCCTGTCCGGGGACCTGGACCTGGGGGCGGCCCTGGAAAAAAGACGCCGGGCGTATCCGCCGGAGCGGCCCTGGCCTTCCGGGGAGGATGTGAAGGTGGTGGTGGACAACTCCGCCTCTGATTTTTTCACCATCGTCGAGGTGGTGACCGGGTCTTTCAGCGGTCTTCTTTTTTGCATCACGGACGCGCTTTTCAGATCCGGTCTGGACGTGTGGGTGGCGAAAATCGGCCGGAAGGTGGAAAAAGTCTTTGATGTGTTTTATGTGCGGAATTTTGATGGGGAAAAGGCCGACGCCCCCGGGGATGAGGAGCGGATCGCGGAAGAGATATCGCGCGCCGTCCGGGAAAAAAGGGAGGCCGCCGGAGCCATCCGGACTTTATGA